In Streptomyces sp. NBC_01707, a genomic segment contains:
- a CDS encoding DUF445 domain-containing protein yields the protein MERIERTESGEPGGGPADPARAPGGADGSSGTAASAPVRPAPLASFAYTAADEEKRRGVRRMKTTATGLLLLVALVYVLATWAKNVGVGGWPGFVAAAAEAGMVGALADWFAVTALFKRPLGLPIPHTAIIPTKKDQLGASLGSFVGENFLSGDVVRGRIHALGIGGRLGAWLAEPEHADRVTAELATALRGALTVLRDSDVQAVVGEAITRRANAVEVAPGLGKMLETIVADGGHRRVVDLLCVRAHDWLILHGDSVMDAVQGGAPGWTPRFVDKRVGERVYKELLRFVTEMRDMPEHPARYAIDTFLTDFAADLQSDSDTRARVERLKSEILGRREVQDVIASAWSSVRTMIITAAEDEQSELRLRARASLMSLGARLATDGRLQAKLEGWLEDAAVYVVTTYRTEITSLISDTVASWDADQTSKKIEAHIGRDLQFIRINGTVVGALAGLLIYSVSRAFGA from the coding sequence ATGGAACGGATCGAGCGGACCGAGTCGGGCGAGCCGGGCGGGGGACCTGCCGATCCCGCACGGGCACCGGGCGGCGCGGACGGGAGCTCCGGCACGGCAGCCTCGGCTCCCGTGCGGCCCGCTCCCCTCGCCTCCTTCGCGTACACGGCCGCCGACGAGGAGAAGCGGCGTGGCGTACGCCGTATGAAGACCACGGCCACCGGCCTCCTCCTGCTTGTCGCGCTCGTGTACGTCCTCGCCACCTGGGCGAAGAACGTGGGTGTGGGCGGCTGGCCGGGCTTCGTCGCCGCGGCCGCCGAGGCGGGGATGGTGGGTGCGCTGGCCGACTGGTTCGCCGTCACGGCGCTGTTCAAACGTCCGCTCGGCCTTCCGATCCCGCACACCGCCATCATCCCTACCAAGAAGGACCAGCTCGGGGCCTCATTGGGTTCCTTCGTCGGGGAGAATTTTCTTTCGGGCGATGTCGTACGAGGCCGGATACACGCTCTCGGTATCGGCGGCCGGCTCGGCGCCTGGCTGGCGGAGCCGGAACACGCCGACCGGGTGACCGCCGAGCTGGCGACCGCGCTGCGCGGTGCGCTGACCGTCCTGCGCGACTCCGACGTACAGGCCGTGGTCGGTGAGGCCATCACCCGGCGGGCGAACGCGGTGGAGGTCGCCCCCGGTCTCGGCAAGATGCTGGAGACGATCGTCGCGGACGGCGGCCACCGCAGGGTCGTGGACCTGCTCTGCGTACGCGCGCACGACTGGCTGATCCTGCACGGCGACTCGGTGATGGACGCGGTGCAGGGCGGGGCCCCGGGCTGGACGCCACGGTTTGTCGACAAGCGGGTGGGGGAGCGGGTCTACAAGGAGCTGCTGCGCTTCGTGACCGAGATGCGGGACATGCCGGAGCATCCGGCGCGCTACGCGATCGACACGTTCCTGACGGACTTCGCCGCCGACCTCCAGAGCGACTCGGACACCCGGGCGCGGGTGGAGCGGCTGAAGTCGGAGATCCTGGGGCGGCGCGAGGTCCAGGACGTCATCGCGTCGGCCTGGTCGTCGGTCCGCACGATGATCATCACGGCGGCGGAGGACGAGCAGAGCGAGCTGCGGCTGCGGGCGCGCGCCTCGCTGATGTCGCTGGGGGCGCGGCTGGCGACGGACGGCCGGCTCCAGGCGAAGCTGGAGGGCTGGCTCGAGGACGCGGCGGTGTATGTCGTCACGACGTACCGTACGGAGATCACGTCGCTGATCAGTGACACGGTCGCGAGCTGGGACGCGGATCAGACGTCGAAGAAGATCGAGGCGCACATCGGCCGTGACCTGCAGTTCATCCGAATCAACGGCACGGTGGTGGGTGCGCTGGCAGGACTGCTGATCTATTCGGTGTCGCGGGCGTTCGGCGCGTAA
- a CDS encoding MFS transporter: MSADISALDGAAGQPRTPHHPRFAVGVLAFCGVVVAVMQTIVVPLLPHIPALTGATPTAASWLVTVTLLTGAVFTPVLGRVGDMYGKRRVLVASLAVLVMGSVLCAVSSHIGVLITGRALQGAALAVVPLGISILRDELPPERVLSAVALMSSTLGIGAAVGLPVAALVVENFDWHTMFWVSGAIGLIDIVLVLCCVPESPLRTRGRFDGVGALGLSAALVCLLLAVTQGADWGWTSTRTVGLLVAAVVVALLWGAYELRVPTPMVDLRVSARPAVLLTNVAALLIGFAFYANSLVTAQMVQEPKATGYGLGASLVVSGLCLLPGGVAMVALSPVSARISATYGPKVSLALAAGIIAVGYAVRYFTSHSLWLIIAGATVVASGTAIAYSALPALVMRGVPVSETGAANGLNTLMRSIGQAFCSATVAAVLANITFQAGGRTAPTLHAYQVVFVIAAGAALLALAVTLFLPGSRTPATGTVGEDRKDREGGARTIPIEEGA, encoded by the coding sequence ATGTCCGCGGACATATCCGCCCTCGACGGGGCAGCCGGGCAGCCCCGGACCCCGCACCACCCGCGCTTCGCCGTAGGCGTCCTCGCGTTCTGCGGCGTCGTCGTCGCGGTCATGCAGACGATCGTCGTCCCGCTCCTCCCGCACATCCCGGCCCTCACCGGTGCGACCCCGACCGCCGCGAGCTGGCTGGTCACCGTCACGCTCCTCACCGGCGCCGTCTTCACGCCCGTCCTGGGCCGGGTCGGCGACATGTACGGCAAGCGACGGGTGCTCGTGGCGTCGCTCGCGGTCCTCGTGATGGGCTCGGTGCTGTGCGCGGTCAGCTCCCACATCGGCGTACTCATCACCGGCCGCGCCCTCCAGGGCGCCGCGCTCGCCGTCGTACCGCTGGGCATCAGCATCCTGCGCGACGAACTCCCGCCCGAGCGCGTCCTCTCCGCGGTAGCCCTGATGAGTTCGACGCTCGGTATCGGTGCCGCCGTCGGCCTGCCGGTCGCGGCACTCGTCGTCGAGAACTTCGACTGGCACACCATGTTCTGGGTGTCGGGCGCGATCGGCCTCATCGACATCGTGCTGGTGCTCTGCTGCGTACCGGAGTCGCCGCTGCGCACCCGCGGCCGCTTCGACGGTGTCGGTGCGCTGGGTCTGTCCGCGGCGCTGGTCTGCCTGCTGCTCGCGGTGACGCAGGGCGCCGACTGGGGCTGGACGTCGACTCGTACGGTCGGCCTGCTCGTCGCGGCCGTGGTGGTGGCGCTGCTCTGGGGCGCGTACGAGCTCCGCGTGCCGACGCCCATGGTCGACCTGCGGGTCTCGGCCCGCCCGGCCGTCCTGCTCACCAACGTCGCCGCCCTGCTGATCGGATTCGCCTTCTACGCGAACTCACTGGTCACCGCGCAGATGGTGCAGGAACCGAAGGCGACGGGCTACGGGCTCGGCGCCTCGCTGGTCGTCAGCGGGCTGTGCCTGCTGCCGGGCGGTGTGGCGATGGTGGCGCTCTCGCCGGTGTCGGCGCGGATCTCGGCGACGTACGGGCCGAAGGTCAGCCTGGCGCTGGCGGCGGGGATCATCGCCGTCGGCTACGCAGTGCGCTATTTCACCAGCCACAGCCTGTGGTTGATCATCGCCGGCGCGACGGTCGTCGCCTCGGGCACGGCCATCGCGTACTCGGCGCTCCCCGCCCTGGTGATGCGCGGGGTCCCGGTCAGCGAGACGGGTGCGGCCAACGGTCTCAACACGTTGATGAGGTCGATCGGACAGGCCTTCTGCAGTGCGACGGTGGCGGCGGTCCTCGCCAACATCACCTTCCAGGCGGGCGGCCGGACGGCACCGACTCTCCACGCGTACCAGGTCGTCTTCGTGATCGCGGCGGGCGCGGCGCTGCTGGCGCTGGCGGTCACACTGTTCCTGCCCGGCAGCCGTACACCTGCGACAGGTACGGTCGGAGAGGACCGCAAGGACCGCGAAGGCGGTGCGCGGACGATCCCGATCGAGGAGGGCGCATGA
- a CDS encoding TetR/AcrR family transcriptional regulator, protein MSGSEATVPAPSASPAPADQGTGRDAILRAARRAFTQRPYAEVTIRGIAADAGVSPSLVVKHFGRKEELFNTVADFGPAAEELFDAPLDTLGRHMVVTLVRRRRELKSDPLLRVVFSLGNQDERSLLRDRFHEQVTEALIARLPGRERALRAELIAGHLLGLGATLSLHRDGAGSLATPEHLADLYAPALQTLITG, encoded by the coding sequence ATGAGCGGCAGCGAGGCCACCGTTCCGGCCCCTTCGGCGTCCCCGGCCCCCGCCGACCAGGGCACGGGCCGGGACGCGATCCTGCGCGCGGCACGGCGGGCGTTCACCCAGCGACCGTACGCCGAGGTGACCATCCGGGGGATCGCCGCGGACGCCGGAGTCAGCCCCTCCCTGGTCGTGAAGCACTTCGGCCGCAAGGAAGAACTCTTCAACACCGTCGCCGACTTCGGCCCGGCCGCCGAGGAACTCTTCGACGCCCCGCTCGACACGCTGGGCCGCCACATGGTGGTGACTCTCGTACGCCGCCGGCGCGAGCTGAAGTCGGACCCGCTCCTGCGCGTCGTGTTCTCCCTGGGCAACCAGGACGAACGCTCCCTGCTGCGCGACCGCTTCCACGAGCAGGTCACCGAGGCACTGATCGCCCGCCTGCCCGGCCGTGAACGCGCCCTGCGCGCCGAGCTGATCGCCGGTCACCTCCTCGGCCTCGGCGCCACACTGAGCCTGCACCGCGACGGCGCGGGTTCACTGGCCACCCCCGAACACCTCGCCGATCTGTACGCGCCGGCGCTCCAGACCCTGATCACGGGCTGA
- a CDS encoding SDR family oxidoreductase: MKFAVMGGTGRIGSQVVKKLKAAGHEVVPHSLSTGVDIITGQGLQEAVAGVDVVVNLTNSPTFDDTSPAFFQTSMDNLLVACRKAGVGHVVILSIVGIEQVPDLDYYRAKILQENILKTGSIPYSIVRATQFMEFMDSVLAMTTDGDTVRLPSTPIQPIAAQDVSDAVAEVAAGTPLNGVLNVAGPDVFPLDELGRMTLNARPDGRTVVTDDTAGMFAVVRGDVLTAKGDARIAPTHYTDWLS; the protein is encoded by the coding sequence ATGAAGTTCGCAGTGATGGGCGGTACCGGCCGGATCGGGTCGCAGGTCGTGAAGAAGCTGAAGGCGGCGGGACACGAGGTCGTGCCGCACTCGCTGTCCACCGGTGTCGACATCATCACCGGCCAGGGCCTGCAGGAAGCGGTGGCCGGCGTCGATGTCGTCGTCAACCTGACGAATTCACCGACCTTCGACGACACCTCCCCGGCGTTCTTCCAGACCTCGATGGACAACCTCCTGGTCGCCTGCCGGAAGGCCGGGGTGGGGCATGTCGTCATCCTGTCGATCGTCGGCATCGAACAGGTGCCGGACCTCGACTACTACCGGGCCAAGATCCTCCAGGAGAACATCCTCAAGACCGGGTCGATCCCGTACTCGATCGTCCGCGCCACCCAGTTCATGGAGTTCATGGATTCGGTCCTGGCCATGACCACCGATGGCGACACCGTCCGCCTGCCTTCTACGCCGATCCAGCCGATCGCCGCACAGGATGTCTCCGACGCTGTCGCCGAAGTCGCTGCCGGCACGCCTTTGAACGGTGTCCTGAACGTCGCCGGACCCGACGTCTTCCCCCTCGACGAACTAGGCCGGATGACCCTGAACGCCCGCCCCGACGGCCGCACTGTCGTCACCGACGACACGGCCGGCATGTTCGCCGTCGTCCGGGGCGACGTCCTCACCGCCAAGGGCGACGCCCGTATCGCTCCCACCCACTACACCGACTGGCTCTCCTGA
- a CDS encoding cupin domain-containing protein — MSSNEPANTGRKPRSDAWKTALTVLQTAEPPSIPAGAEVMTILVEFPPGDPGTPPHRHSGPAFGYVLEGEMLFELEGEPERVIKAGETFWEPGGDVIHYQDGNNRTDSRSRFLVTMMCAPGQPMLTLVDDEELAQRKDRRAPRPA, encoded by the coding sequence ATGTCGAGCAACGAGCCCGCGAACACAGGTCGGAAACCACGGTCCGATGCATGGAAGACCGCGCTGACCGTTCTGCAGACGGCCGAGCCGCCGTCCATCCCGGCAGGGGCCGAGGTGATGACCATCCTCGTCGAATTCCCCCCAGGAGATCCGGGCACTCCTCCGCACCGGCATTCGGGGCCGGCCTTCGGCTACGTGCTGGAGGGGGAGATGCTCTTCGAGCTCGAAGGTGAGCCGGAGCGTGTGATCAAGGCCGGGGAAACTTTTTGGGAACCGGGCGGAGACGTCATCCACTATCAGGACGGAAACAACCGGACGGACTCCCGGAGCCGTTTCCTCGTGACGATGATGTGCGCGCCGGGCCAGCCCATGCTTACCCTGGTCGACGACGAGGAGCTGGCGCAGCGCAAGGACCGGCGGGCTCCGCGGCCTGCCTGA